In a genomic window of Verrucomicrobiota bacterium:
- a CDS encoding universal stress protein → MPTDFSTASRQALPYALSLADQFGADLTLVHVVPETLPASISHIGIVLEEKRLIAAAKKALAQFREQELGTNLKVETVVLSGCPYLKLCEVARTLPCDLIITSTHGRTGLKHFLLGSTAERVVRFAPCPVLTVREQLIPMRFPETGSARFRRIIVPTDFSEASRKALPYAAAFAREFGAGIRVLHVIEPDAYYDSDGARSGVMEAHLKKALGVKLDLLLQSCAFEGTVQVRNGVAFEEIIHEAADQNADLIILSTHGRTGLKHVLLGSTTERVVRHAACPVLVVREQEHEFVRV, encoded by the coding sequence GTGCCAACGGATTTCTCGACCGCCTCGCGGCAGGCGCTGCCCTACGCCTTGTCGCTGGCGGATCAATTTGGCGCCGACCTCACGCTCGTTCACGTTGTGCCCGAAACACTGCCGGCATCCATCAGTCACATTGGAATCGTGTTGGAGGAAAAGCGCCTGATCGCAGCGGCTAAAAAAGCCCTGGCTCAGTTTCGGGAGCAGGAGCTGGGGACGAATCTGAAAGTTGAGACGGTGGTGCTGTCCGGCTGTCCTTATCTCAAACTGTGCGAAGTCGCGAGAACTCTGCCATGCGACCTCATCATCACGTCCACCCATGGCCGCACGGGTCTAAAGCACTTCCTGTTGGGCAGCACGGCTGAGCGGGTGGTGCGTTTCGCCCCGTGTCCTGTGCTTACGGTCCGGGAGCAACTTATTCCAATGCGTTTCCCTGAAACTGGCTCGGCGCGCTTTCGGAGAATCATCGTGCCCACGGATTTTTCGGAAGCCAGCAGGAAGGCGTTGCCGTATGCCGCTGCGTTTGCCCGCGAATTCGGTGCCGGGATTCGTGTGCTCCACGTCATCGAGCCAGATGCATATTACGACTCGGATGGCGCCCGATCCGGGGTCATGGAGGCTCACTTGAAAAAGGCACTGGGCGTGAAGTTGGACCTCCTACTGCAGTCCTGTGCGTTTGAAGGGACGGTCCAGGTGCGGAACGGCGTCGCGTTTGAGGAAATAATTCACGAAGCGGCCGACCAGAACGCCGACCTCATCATTCTTTCAACGCACGGGCGGACGGGCTTGAAGCACGTGTTGCTCGGCAGTACCACCGAACGCGTCGTTCGCCACGCCGCCTGCCCGGTGTTGGTAGTGCGCGAGCAAGAGCACGAGTTCGTCCGGGTTTAG
- a CDS encoding cyclic nucleotide-binding domain-containing protein: MNDALQSVIQDHPFFQGMKPAHLDVIASCATEATFRPEQILFHEGEPASLFYLIEKGRIALEAHEPADGTALVQTLGVGDALGWSWLFPPFVWHFQARALEPTTAVVLNGAHLLIAAERDHEFGYELMKRVSQIVINRLQTTRQQLLVNQMQSASDN, from the coding sequence ATGAATGATGCACTGCAATCCGTCATTCAAGACCATCCCTTCTTTCAAGGGATGAAACCGGCGCATTTGGACGTGATCGCCTCGTGCGCGACCGAGGCGACGTTTAGACCGGAACAAATTTTGTTCCACGAAGGCGAACCCGCCAGCTTGTTTTATCTCATTGAAAAAGGCCGCATCGCTTTGGAGGCGCACGAGCCGGCGGACGGCACCGCACTGGTTCAAACTCTTGGTGTGGGAGATGCGCTCGGCTGGTCCTGGTTGTTTCCGCCCTTTGTCTGGCACTTTCAAGCCCGCGCCTTGGAGCCCACCACGGCCGTCGTCCTGAACGGCGCGCATCTGCTCATTGCGGCCGAACGCGATCACGAGTTTGGTTACGAGTTGATGAAGCGTGTCTCCCAAATTGTCATCAACCGCTTGCAGACCACACGCCAGCAGTTGCTCGTCAACCAAATGCAGTCCGCCTCAGACAATTAA
- a CDS encoding glycoside hydrolase family 13 — protein MAKRTNSKFTHPRNATRLTRIEYVNPQATSVYIAGQFNDWHPTITEMFNIGNGRWAKDLTLTPGTYEYRLVVDGQWMEDPACHNCAPNPFGGRNSVLTVPA, from the coding sequence CTGGCAAAGAGAACAAACAGCAAGTTCACCCATCCGCGCAACGCGACACGATTGACGCGGATCGAGTACGTGAACCCGCAGGCAACGTCGGTGTACATCGCCGGGCAGTTCAACGACTGGCATCCAACGATTACCGAGATGTTCAACATCGGCAATGGCCGTTGGGCAAAAGACCTGACGCTGACACCCGGTACTTACGAGTATCGGCTGGTCGTGGACGGCCAATGGATGGAAGACCCGGCTTGTCACAACTGCGCGCCCAATCCATTCGGTGGGCGGAACTCAGTCCTGACTGTCCCGGCCTAA
- the ppsA gene encoding phosphoenolpyruvate synthase: MKPKTTLPNRIVSRSNTLLVAPRISPPVASKTVPGTAFIKWFKDISIEDIPLVGGKNASLGEMYRELTPQGVKVPNGFAITAEAYRYFLREAKLDDQIRSLLRELDTRDIENLRQRGSQIRHAILAAQLPHDLELEITAAYDTFRGNQLHPADVAVRSSATAEDLPDASFAGQQETYLNVQGHLALLDSCKRSFASLFTDRAISYRVDKGFDHFKVALSIGVQRMVRADLAASGVIFTIDTETGFRDAILINAAYGLGENVVQGSVNPDEYCVFKPTLKTGFKPILQKIVGTKEFKLIYDIGGGKMVKNVPVAPGDRAKFAISDEDILSLARWACIIEDHYSAKKGYPTPMDIEWAKDGHTDELFILQARPETVQSQRDMDVVEIYKLKQRGPVLITGRSVGEKIAQGPVRVIKSAQYLQQFKSGDILITDKTDPDWEPIMKKAAAIVTNRGGRTCHAAIVSRELGVPAIVGTERGTEALKDGQMVTVSCAEGDVGFVYEGRRQFDVQRTNLKGLGRPKTKVMMNVGNPEEAFSLSFIPNDGVGLAREEFIITTYIKIHPLALLDFDKLASGPVKSQIEDLTSGYTDKPQFFVDKLAQGVAMIAAAFYPKDVILRLSDFKTNEYANLIGGKAYEPAEENPMIGFRGASRYYNPRYQAGFALECRAVKKVRDEMGLTNLKLMIPFCRTVEEGRRVQAEMAKHGLKRGVSGLEIYVMCEIPSNVILAEEFCEIFDGFSIGSNDLTQLILGVDRDSEIVAPIFDERNLAVKTMIAQAIQICRARKRKIGICGQAPSDYPDFAQFLVTQGIDSISLNPDTVMKTTAAILEKEKERNDQQ, encoded by the coding sequence ATGAAACCAAAGACGACCTTACCGAACAGAATCGTCAGCCGCAGCAATACCCTTCTGGTTGCGCCGCGGATCTCACCACCAGTTGCGTCGAAAACCGTGCCTGGCACGGCTTTTATCAAGTGGTTCAAAGACATCAGTATCGAAGACATCCCGCTGGTCGGCGGCAAGAACGCGTCGCTCGGAGAAATGTATCGCGAATTGACTCCACAGGGCGTGAAGGTGCCGAATGGGTTCGCCATCACCGCCGAGGCCTACCGGTACTTCCTGCGCGAAGCAAAGCTCGACGATCAAATTCGCAGTCTCCTCCGCGAACTCGACACCCGCGACATTGAAAACCTTCGTCAGCGCGGCAGTCAGATTCGCCACGCGATTCTCGCCGCCCAACTTCCGCACGACCTCGAACTGGAAATCACCGCCGCCTATGACACGTTTCGCGGAAACCAACTGCATCCGGCAGATGTCGCCGTGCGGAGCAGCGCCACGGCGGAGGATCTGCCGGACGCCAGTTTCGCCGGCCAGCAGGAGACTTATCTGAACGTGCAAGGCCACCTCGCCCTGCTCGACTCTTGCAAACGATCCTTCGCCTCACTTTTCACCGACCGCGCCATTTCGTATCGCGTGGACAAGGGCTTTGACCATTTCAAGGTCGCGTTGTCCATCGGCGTTCAGCGGATGGTCCGGGCCGACCTTGCCGCGAGCGGCGTCATCTTCACCATCGACACTGAAACAGGCTTTCGCGACGCGATCCTCATCAATGCCGCTTACGGCTTGGGCGAAAACGTTGTCCAAGGCTCGGTGAATCCCGATGAATACTGCGTCTTCAAGCCAACGCTAAAGACCGGATTCAAACCGATCCTTCAAAAGATCGTCGGCACAAAGGAATTCAAACTCATTTATGACATCGGTGGCGGAAAGATGGTGAAGAATGTTCCAGTCGCTCCCGGGGATCGGGCGAAGTTTGCCATCTCCGACGAAGACATTCTTTCCCTCGCCCGTTGGGCATGCATCATTGAAGACCACTACTCGGCCAAGAAAGGCTACCCGACACCGATGGACATAGAGTGGGCGAAGGACGGACACACGGACGAACTCTTCATCCTTCAGGCACGGCCGGAAACCGTGCAGTCGCAACGCGACATGGACGTGGTCGAGATTTACAAACTCAAACAGCGCGGGCCGGTGCTCATCACGGGACGCAGTGTCGGCGAGAAAATCGCGCAAGGCCCCGTTCGTGTCATCAAGAGCGCGCAGTATCTACAGCAATTCAAATCGGGCGACATCCTCATCACGGACAAGACCGATCCGGATTGGGAGCCCATCATGAAGAAGGCCGCCGCCATCGTCACCAATCGCGGCGGGCGCACCTGCCACGCGGCTATCGTCAGCCGCGAACTCGGCGTGCCGGCCATTGTCGGTACCGAACGAGGCACGGAGGCCTTAAAGGATGGACAAATGGTGACCGTATCCTGCGCGGAGGGAGACGTTGGCTTTGTCTATGAAGGACGCCGTCAGTTCGATGTGCAGCGCACCAACCTTAAAGGCCTTGGCCGTCCGAAAACCAAGGTGATGATGAACGTTGGCAACCCCGAGGAAGCGTTTTCGCTCTCGTTCATCCCGAACGACGGCGTCGGCCTTGCCCGCGAGGAATTCATCATCACCACCTACATCAAGATTCATCCGCTCGCTTTGCTGGACTTCGACAAGCTGGCATCCGGCCCGGTGAAATCTCAAATCGAAGACCTCACCTCCGGCTACACCGACAAGCCGCAATTTTTCGTCGATAAACTCGCCCAAGGCGTCGCGATGATCGCCGCCGCGTTTTATCCCAAGGACGTGATCCTACGCCTGAGCGATTTCAAAACAAACGAATACGCCAACCTCATCGGCGGCAAAGCCTACGAGCCGGCCGAAGAGAACCCGATGATTGGTTTCCGCGGCGCCAGCCGTTACTACAACCCGCGTTATCAAGCCGGTTTTGCGCTGGAATGTCGCGCGGTCAAAAAAGTTCGCGACGAAATGGGCCTGACCAATCTCAAGTTGATGATTCCGTTCTGCCGCACCGTCGAGGAAGGACGGCGCGTTCAGGCCGAAATGGCGAAACACGGACTCAAACGCGGCGTGAGCGGATTGGAGATTTACGTCATGTGCGAAATCCCCAGCAACGTCATCCTCGCCGAAGAGTTCTGTGAAATCTTCGACGGCTTCAGCATCGGCTCGAACGACCTCACGCAACTCATCCTTGGCGTGGACCGCGATTCCGAAATCGTCGCGCCTATCTTCGACGAACGTAACCTGGCGGTGAAAACGATGATTGCGCAGGCCATCCAGATTTGCCGCGCGCGGAAACGCAAGATTGGTATCTGCGGCCAGGCGCCGAGTGATTACCCCGACTTCGCCCAATTCCTCGTCACCCAGGGCATCGACAGCATCTCCCTCAACCCGGACACCGTGATGAAAACCACCGCGGCAATTTTGGAAAAAGAGAAAGAAAGGAACGACCAACAATGA
- a CDS encoding TIR domain-containing protein, protein MARRVFFSFDYRHVWRVNQIRSMPNVIGGAAAGFHDGSLWEEAKKKGDANIKKMIDAALENTSVTVVFVTSGTADRKFIKYEIEKSIERGNGLVAVQIHELKDQANETGSPGRIPDGIESNGYKAYKYTTKEALERWIEEAAKTAGH, encoded by the coding sequence ATGGCACGACGAGTATTCTTCAGCTTCGATTACCGCCACGTCTGGCGGGTCAACCAGATTCGCAGCATGCCCAACGTGATTGGTGGTGCAGCGGCCGGATTCCACGATGGCTCTCTTTGGGAGGAAGCGAAAAAGAAGGGTGACGCAAACATAAAAAAGATGATTGATGCGGCCCTTGAAAACACTTCGGTAACGGTGGTCTTCGTAACTTCCGGCACAGCGGACAGAAAGTTTATTAAATACGAAATCGAAAAGTCGATTGAGCGAGGCAATGGGCTAGTTGCCGTGCAGATCCACGAGCTCAAAGACCAGGCCAACGAAACCGGGTCTCCGGGCAGAATTCCTGACGGAATCGAATCCAACGGCTACAAAGCATACAAGTATACTACCAAGGAGGCCTTGGAGCGGTGGATTGAGGAAGCCGCGAAGACGGCGGGGCACTAG
- a CDS encoding cation-transporting P-type ATPase: MNPPAQKHFHQLHADEVQRLLDVNLQTGLAAAEAKRRQARFGPNRVTPRRGTPAWLNFLQQFNQPLVYILLVASGVTAFLGEWVDSSVIFGVVFLNAIVGFLQEAKAEKAIESLASLVATQTTVRRDGRKLRVPSEKLVPGDVVLLQAGDRVPADLRVLHVKNLQVDESALTGESVAVHKHPDALALETVLADRKNLAFTGTLVTAGQGEGLVWAIGDQTETGHIASLISEAVDLSTPLTKKIAQFSRLLLWVILALAAATFVIGVARGEKAVEMFMAAVALAVGAIPEGLPAAVTIVLAIGVSRMARRQAIIRKLPAVETLGSTTVICSDKTGTLTENQMTVQWIYAGGANYKVTGVGYEPKGDIQFEGEPVTSETNLALFECLRAGVLCNDSQIVRDERGHLKVQGDPTEAALLVVAEKGGLFHADAHREAPVLDTIPFESEHMFRATLHDAQVGRVIYKVGAVERLLDHSTDALDDRGKVAPLDKEAVRCAVEAMAEHGLRVIGFARRHVDAKHAKLEHGHVAGGLTFLGLQGMIDPPRPEAVAAVRKCQQAGIGVKMITGDHLATARAIAGQIGLKGREEHGKFVALSGRELEKVADEELPEIANRTDVFARVAPEQKLRLVRALQSRGHVVAMTGDGVNDAPALKQADIGVAMGISGTDVAKGAADMILTDDNFASIEAAVEEGRAVFDNLTKFIVWTLPTNAGEAVILLTAIVFGTLLPALPVQLLWVNMTTAILLGLMLVFEPKEQDLMLRPPRDPKRPLLTYPLMMRTGLVSLIMLAGAFWLFFWEMNMAGETIAEARTAVINVIVLVEIGYLFNCRSLNHSFFSVGFLSNRWVIAGSMAMLATQLFFSYGPVMNKLFHTAPISGESWLRILAVAAASFIAVEFEKWLRFGGCRGEHVTPE; the protein is encoded by the coding sequence ATGAACCCGCCGGCGCAAAAGCATTTCCACCAGCTCCACGCTGACGAAGTCCAGCGCCTGCTGGACGTCAACTTGCAGACGGGCCTGGCGGCAGCCGAAGCCAAGCGGCGCCAGGCCAGGTTCGGCCCGAACCGCGTCACGCCGCGCCGTGGCACGCCGGCGTGGCTGAATTTCCTTCAGCAATTCAACCAGCCGCTCGTTTACATCCTCCTCGTCGCCTCGGGCGTCACGGCATTTCTCGGTGAATGGGTGGATTCGTCTGTCATCTTCGGCGTCGTGTTCCTCAATGCCATCGTCGGGTTCCTGCAGGAAGCCAAGGCGGAGAAGGCCATTGAGTCGCTCGCGAGCCTGGTCGCGACCCAAACCACGGTGCGCCGCGACGGACGCAAACTGCGAGTGCCTTCCGAGAAACTTGTCCCCGGCGATGTGGTGCTGCTCCAGGCTGGCGACCGAGTGCCAGCGGATTTGCGCGTGTTGCATGTCAAGAACCTGCAGGTGGACGAGTCCGCGCTCACCGGCGAATCCGTCGCCGTCCACAAGCATCCCGACGCGCTGGCGCTCGAGACGGTGCTGGCGGATCGTAAGAACCTCGCTTTCACCGGCACACTCGTCACCGCCGGCCAAGGCGAAGGTCTGGTATGGGCCATCGGCGACCAGACCGAAACCGGCCACATCGCGAGTCTCATCTCCGAGGCGGTGGACCTCTCGACGCCGCTGACGAAGAAAATCGCGCAGTTCAGCCGGCTGCTCTTGTGGGTGATACTGGCGCTGGCCGCGGCGACATTCGTGATTGGCGTGGCGCGTGGCGAAAAGGCGGTGGAGATGTTCATGGCCGCGGTGGCGCTCGCTGTGGGCGCGATTCCCGAAGGGTTGCCCGCCGCCGTCACCATCGTCCTCGCCATCGGCGTCTCGCGAATGGCGAGGCGTCAGGCGATCATCCGCAAGCTCCCGGCTGTGGAAACGCTCGGCAGCACCACGGTCATATGCTCCGATAAGACCGGCACACTCACGGAGAACCAGATGACCGTGCAATGGATTTACGCGGGTGGCGCAAACTACAAAGTAACCGGGGTAGGTTACGAACCGAAGGGAGATATCCAATTCGAAGGGGAACCAGTGACCTCCGAAACCAATCTCGCGCTTTTTGAATGTCTGCGTGCCGGCGTTTTGTGCAACGATTCGCAAATTGTGCGCGACGAGCGTGGACACTTGAAAGTGCAGGGTGACCCGACGGAAGCCGCACTGCTCGTCGTCGCCGAGAAGGGCGGGTTGTTTCACGCGGACGCACACCGCGAAGCGCCCGTGTTGGACACGATTCCGTTCGAGTCCGAGCACATGTTTCGCGCCACGTTGCACGATGCGCAGGTGGGCCGGGTGATTTACAAGGTCGGCGCGGTGGAACGGCTGCTCGATCACAGCACGGACGCGCTCGACGATCGCGGTAAAGTCGCTCCGCTCGACAAAGAGGCCGTCCGCTGCGCCGTCGAAGCGATGGCCGAGCACGGCCTGCGTGTCATTGGTTTCGCTCGGCGCCACGTGGACGCGAAGCACGCCAAGCTCGAGCACGGTCACGTTGCCGGGGGACTCACCTTCCTCGGCTTACAGGGGATGATTGACCCGCCGCGCCCCGAGGCCGTCGCCGCGGTGCGCAAGTGCCAGCAGGCGGGCATTGGTGTGAAGATGATTACCGGCGACCACCTCGCCACGGCCCGCGCCATCGCGGGGCAGATTGGGCTGAAAGGCCGCGAAGAGCACGGAAAGTTCGTCGCCCTCTCCGGCCGCGAGTTGGAAAAGGTCGCCGACGAAGAGCTTCCTGAAATTGCCAACCGCACCGACGTCTTCGCTCGCGTGGCGCCAGAACAGAAACTTCGGCTCGTCCGCGCGCTACAGTCGCGTGGCCACGTCGTCGCCATGACCGGCGATGGCGTAAACGACGCGCCTGCGCTCAAGCAGGCGGACATCGGCGTGGCCATGGGTATCAGCGGCACCGACGTGGCCAAGGGTGCGGCGGACATGATTTTGACCGACGACAACTTCGCCTCGATTGAAGCCGCGGTGGAGGAGGGCCGCGCCGTCTTCGACAACCTGACCAAGTTCATCGTGTGGACGCTACCGACCAACGCGGGCGAGGCAGTGATTCTGTTGACGGCGATTGTGTTCGGCACGCTGCTGCCGGCGCTGCCGGTGCAATTGCTTTGGGTGAACATGACCACGGCAATACTTCTTGGCCTGATGCTCGTCTTCGAGCCTAAAGAACAAGACCTCATGCTTCGCCCGCCGCGTGACCCGAAACGCCCGCTGCTCACTTACCCGTTGATGATGCGGACCGGGTTGGTTTCGCTCATTATGCTGGCTGGCGCCTTCTGGCTGTTCTTCTGGGAAATGAACATGGCGGGTGAAACGATCGCCGAGGCCCGAACCGCCGTCATCAACGTCATCGTTCTCGTCGAGATCGGGTACTTGTTCAACTGCCGCTCGCTGAACCACTCGTTCTTCTCGGTCGGCTTCCTTTCCAATCGCTGGGTCATCGCCGGCTCGATGGCGATGTTGGCGACGCAACTGTTCTTCAGCTATGGTCCGGTGATGAACAAGCTGTTCCACACCGCGCCCATCAGCGGCGAGTCCTGGCTGCGGATTCTCGCCGTGGCTGCCGCGTCGTTCATCGCCGTCGAGTTTGAGAAGTGGCTTCGTTTCGGCGGTTGCCGTGGCGAACACGTCACACC
- a CDS encoding universal stress protein encodes MKFKPTTKSGGVLVELGPKEAQLPVTSAEKETAALPVFKLKKILVPVDFSDCSNKALHYAIPFARQFDAELILLHVVQPYVPVPEMPTIDIGLLQSQMRGSGEKELKTLQRKVAGEVSSEIAVRVGTPYMEIIKAVKELDVDLVILATHGRTGLAHVFLGSTAERVVRHAGCPVLVVRERERDFVATQSGGTKD; translated from the coding sequence ATGAAATTCAAACCAACCACCAAATCGGGCGGGGTCCTCGTCGAACTGGGCCCCAAGGAAGCGCAACTGCCAGTCACATCCGCGGAAAAGGAAACGGCGGCGCTGCCGGTTTTCAAATTGAAGAAGATTCTCGTCCCGGTGGACTTTTCGGATTGCTCAAACAAAGCGCTGCACTATGCCATACCGTTCGCCAGACAGTTCGATGCGGAATTAATCTTACTCCATGTGGTGCAGCCTTATGTGCCTGTGCCAGAAATGCCGACCATTGATATTGGACTCCTTCAGAGCCAGATGCGAGGGTCAGGCGAAAAGGAGTTGAAAACGCTTCAACGCAAGGTTGCCGGCGAAGTTTCATCGGAGATCGCCGTGCGTGTGGGCACGCCCTATATGGAAATCATCAAAGCGGTAAAGGAACTGGACGTGGACCTGGTGATCCTCGCTACGCACGGCCGTACGGGTTTGGCCCATGTGTTCCTCGGCAGCACGGCCGAACGGGTCGTCCGCCACGCCGGTTGCCCCGTGCTGGTCGTGCGGGAGCGCGAACGCGACTTCGTGGCCACCCAGTCCGGCGGGACCAAGGATTGA
- a CDS encoding universal stress protein: MTTTMNNRQRPIICGTDFSIHAVEAANVAAAIAKRVDSELVLVHVEEHAGLGASHPEVFSAVLERTRVHLAKEAERLRKLGAVVKAEILSGSAYEALVKAATASNARLVVVASIGQIALGRLLVGSVAERTAETSPVPTLVVRQDEPLVAWARRKRRLKVIVGCDFSASADAALRWLRDWQEIGHCEITVAHVDWPPADLERLGIRGPISLTEIHPEAARVLQRDLKERVAAIFGEQPVSLCVVPGWGHSDAQLTQLAQQEQADLLVVGTHQRHGLDRFWLGSVSRGVLRHASMSVAVVPLTGTSEGTLDRVPEIKRVLVTTDFSDLGNHAVPYAYAAVQRGSRIKLIHVIPPWELPGPLVPHYQPKRLTEKQHKQLTADSLKKLRSFIPSGAELRGIATEVEVVEHRDVAKAICQEAERFSADVICLGSHGRSGLSKAVLGSVAQKVMKQSSRPVLVVRPSKR; this comes from the coding sequence ATGACCACGACCATGAACAACCGCCAGCGACCAATCATCTGCGGTACGGACTTCTCCATCCATGCGGTCGAAGCGGCCAATGTGGCGGCTGCCATCGCCAAACGTGTCGATAGCGAGTTGGTTCTCGTCCATGTCGAGGAGCATGCCGGACTGGGAGCGAGCCATCCGGAGGTTTTTTCGGCTGTGCTTGAGAGAACGCGCGTGCACCTTGCTAAAGAAGCTGAACGGTTGCGCAAACTCGGTGCCGTAGTGAAGGCGGAGATTCTCTCCGGCTCTGCGTATGAAGCGCTGGTCAAAGCGGCCACCGCATCGAACGCACGACTGGTGGTGGTGGCGTCGATTGGACAGATTGCCTTGGGCCGGCTGCTGGTAGGCAGTGTGGCCGAACGCACGGCGGAGACATCGCCAGTGCCGACCCTCGTTGTGCGGCAAGACGAACCATTGGTGGCCTGGGCTCGCCGCAAGCGGCGGTTGAAGGTTATCGTCGGCTGCGATTTTTCCGCGAGCGCCGATGCCGCGCTGCGATGGTTGCGCGATTGGCAGGAGATCGGTCACTGCGAAATCACGGTCGCACACGTGGACTGGCCGCCGGCAGATCTTGAACGTTTGGGGATACGGGGACCGATTTCGCTGACGGAAATTCATCCCGAAGCGGCGCGCGTGCTGCAACGGGACCTCAAGGAGAGAGTCGCCGCGATTTTCGGCGAGCAGCCGGTTTCTCTCTGTGTCGTGCCCGGCTGGGGCCATTCCGATGCTCAGCTCACCCAATTGGCACAACAAGAACAGGCCGACTTGCTCGTGGTGGGTACTCACCAACGCCACGGCCTCGATCGGTTTTGGCTTGGGTCGGTGTCACGCGGCGTATTGCGGCACGCGTCCATGAGCGTGGCAGTTGTGCCGCTGACCGGAACCAGCGAGGGCACACTTGATCGTGTTCCCGAAATCAAGCGCGTGCTGGTGACCACGGATTTTTCAGACCTGGGCAACCACGCTGTTCCTTATGCTTATGCGGCGGTACAACGTGGCAGCCGCATCAAGCTCATTCACGTCATCCCGCCGTGGGAATTGCCCGGTCCGCTGGTGCCGCATTACCAACCCAAGCGGCTGACCGAAAAGCAGCACAAACAACTGACCGCCGATTCGCTCAAGAAGCTTCGCTCGTTCATCCCGTCTGGAGCCGAACTGCGCGGCATCGCCACGGAAGTTGAAGTCGTCGAACATCGCGACGTAGCGAAGGCGATTTGCCAGGAGGCGGAACGTTTCAGCGCGGACGTGATTTGCCTTGGGTCGCACGGACGCAGTGGACTTTCGAAAGCCGTACTCGGGTCGGTGGCACAGAAGGTGATGAAGCAAAGTTCGCGTCCGGTGCTGGTAGTGCGCCCGTCCAAACGATGA
- a CDS encoding SIR2 family protein, whose translation MHHDAMTIPQEQFIRDFTKEIRSKNAAIFAGAGLSIPAGFVDWKGLLREIISDLGLDPEIETDYVTLAQYHCNEKQTRNRLTQTVFNHFAETKTPPANLEILARLPIHTYWTTNYDKLIETALTNARKVPDVKYTMEQLTVTRPERDAVVYKMHGDIDHPTEVVITKDDYEKYPLKMGFFISALKGDLISKTFLFLGFSFTDPNIDYILSRVRATYEKHQRLHYCILRKVAKSEGETPEAFEARRLKQEYFIKDLKRFGIQTVFVSDYQEITNILQRIENRYKRTSILLSGAAHDYGVWTQGQANEFLHKLSYQIVSSGNRIITGFGLGVGSAVINGALASIEAHGKSVSEEQLVMRPFPQIATGGGDLAARWTAYRRSMASSSGIAIYVFGNKLVDGKVVPSGGIQEEFRIACEAGVKPLPIGCTGYVAEALWKQVLADFDSFYPSAHRSFRELFEKLGTKSDNLDELLTTTNKLIQKLQEN comes from the coding sequence TTGCATCACGACGCCATGACAATACCACAAGAACAATTCATCCGTGATTTTACCAAGGAAATACGAAGCAAGAATGCGGCGATCTTCGCCGGAGCGGGCCTTTCAATTCCAGCGGGCTTCGTGGACTGGAAGGGGCTACTCAGAGAAATCATCAGCGATCTCGGCCTTGATCCCGAGATTGAAACAGACTACGTGACTCTCGCGCAGTATCACTGCAATGAGAAACAGACTCGGAATCGCCTGACGCAAACTGTTTTTAATCATTTTGCGGAAACGAAGACTCCGCCTGCGAATCTCGAAATCCTCGCACGTCTTCCTATCCACACATATTGGACCACCAATTACGACAAGTTAATCGAGACAGCTTTGACGAATGCAAGAAAAGTCCCCGACGTTAAATACACGATGGAGCAATTGACAGTCACGAGGCCTGAGCGTGATGCGGTGGTTTACAAAATGCACGGAGACATCGACCACCCCACGGAAGTGGTCATCACCAAGGACGACTACGAAAAGTATCCACTCAAAATGGGTTTTTTCATTTCCGCTCTCAAAGGGGATCTAATTTCAAAAACATTCTTGTTCCTCGGCTTCAGCTTCACCGACCCGAACATTGACTACATTCTCAGCCGCGTTCGCGCGACATACGAGAAGCACCAGCGCCTCCATTATTGCATTCTGCGCAAAGTCGCAAAAAGCGAAGGCGAAACCCCTGAAGCATTTGAAGCCAGGCGACTGAAGCAAGAATACTTCATCAAGGACTTGAAGCGATTCGGAATACAGACCGTCTTTGTCTCCGATTACCAAGAAATTACAAACATCCTGCAAAGGATCGAAAACCGCTATAAACGCACGTCGATTCTTCTGTCCGGTGCGGCCCACGACTACGGCGTTTGGACACAGGGGCAGGCGAATGAGTTTTTGCACAAACTCAGCTACCAGATTGTGTCGAGCGGAAATCGAATCATCACCGGGTTCGGCTTAGGAGTTGGTAGTGCTGTCATCAACGGCGCACTCGCTTCCATCGAGGCACATGGGAAATCCGTTTCCGAAGAACAACTCGTCATGCGGCCCTTTCCTCAAATTGCCACCGGCGGCGGTGACCTCGCGGCACGTTGGACAGCGTATCGCCGATCTATGGCCAGTTCCTCCGGCATTGCAATCTACGTTTTCGGAAACAAGCTCGTTGACGGAAAGGTCGTCCCTTCGGGGGGCATTCAAGAGGAATTCCGAATCGCATGCGAAGCGGGAGTTAAGCCTCTGCCGATCGGCTGCACAGGCTATGTTGCGGAGGCTCTGTGGAAGCAAGTGCTCGCAGACTTTGATTCATTCTATCCATCCGCTCACCGTTCATTTCGGGAGCTTTTCGAGAAGTTGGGCACAAAGTCCGACAACTTGGATGAGCTCTTAACCACAACAAACAAACTGATACAAAAACTACAGGAGAACTAA